The following nucleotide sequence is from Chelmon rostratus isolate fCheRos1 chromosome 11, fCheRos1.pri, whole genome shotgun sequence.
TGATGAGGAAACAACACGTGTTTGCATCTCGACTGGTTTAGATCGTTTTGGGATTTGGTCCAAGATGTTTGTTTGGCTTGGCTCAGGGTGTGACCTCCCGCCTCCCCACTCACCCCAGTCCAACCCCATGTTCAACACTGTGAAACtgataagcaaaaaaaaaaaacaaaaaaaaaacgtcatAGTTGTTAATGGTAAGCCCTTAACCTGAATGGATTCTAATGACAGACTCTATGAATGTGTTCTGCTATCACTGTCTCGACCCTAAGCCTCAGCTTCATCGCTCTGCTAAGAAAAAAGTTCTGGCATAAATAattactttctttctttaaaactGAACTGGTTAATtttcaaaacagctgttttgttttctgccttCAAACAATTGAACCTTATTCCCTACAAAGGAACAATCTCATTGTACTCGTTCCTCTCTCCACGCGCTCCGGCCATCATCAACGCCCCCTCCAGTCCCGCCATATTGGAGCCGAGTCCTGCGCAGCCTTTCAGCCCTCCCCCAGCCAGGTCCTGGCACATCATGGCATCATGGGAAGACACAATGAGCCCGCTACCTGCAGGGGTGGtgctctcctcccccctccgcTGTCGCTCTGGTGTTGGGGCAGGTGCTCTGATCCCACTACTTCCAGCACCTACGCTTCCTCCCACGCCGCCCCCTCGCCTTTTAGGCGGCGGACCCCAGAGGAAGGCGTGCGCTGGCCTGTAGTGCTGGCGGGCGTAGCGGAGCAGGCGTCGGCGGGTGGCCGGCAGGCGGATGGTGTAGACGTAGTACTCCAGGACGCTGTGCTGCATGTTGGGAATGGTGTTGTGGCACAGTGACTCCTCCAGGAACAGACGAACCAGCGGGGCCTTGAACGCCTCGTAGCCGAGCTCACCCAGGGACTTCAGGATGCGAGTGATCCGCAGGTAGTTGTGCTGGGACCTTGACAGAAcgaagcaaacaaacaaaggggGTGAAAAGGTTTGCTGGAACTGAGAGAACTCAAATATGGTCACCTCACTGCAGTAACATTGTGTCTCTCATAAAAGTGTACCGAGCAGCTGCCTTATGGTggagaatttgctgtttttcctgtggTCGAGATAATGGCAACAATTAGCATCAGATGCTAAGGTTTAGCGGTAGTTTGTGACTCCGGGGACTTAAAGTAACGGCAATAAGATCGTGCTGGGTGGAAGGAGAAAAACATAACTGCACCAGAAGCGTGCATCCAGAGTGCGACGTTCAGGTGGCTCTTCGGCAAGGAAACACAACGGCTTCTTTCAGGTAATGAAACCATCCAAACAGGATGTGAGAGAGAAGCAAATCACCCTTTAAATTACCCTTTAACCATCTGTTTGTTGACTTAAACCACGTTGTTTCACATTTGGCTGCTGATAGAAGAACAATTAAGTTGCAGTGGGTTTAGAATAATTGCCTTGCTAAAggacacaaaagcagaaattgGCAACCAAGCCATTACTTCACACAAATTCTGGCTGCAATTGTACACCCCTAAGCTGctgcataatgtgtgtgtgtgtgtgtgtgtgtgtgtgtgtgtgtgtatatttactCATTAAGGTGCTGGAAGCGCTCCTGCCAGTTGGAAGCCCGAGCAACATTCCCGCTCTTATCCAGCAGTTTGATGCCATAGAAGTCCAACATCAGGGAATAGGCCGCCAGGAATCTCCGCTTCGCTTCCCGAGTGCTTTGGAATTCCTGACGGGATTGAAAACCCAGCAGATCAGAGACCAACACCACCGTTCAACATGGCAATAACCGCATCTGACGCTGGTCATAGACACGTGTGCGCTCATGGAAACTCATTCAAACTCAAATGAATAcacttcagacacaaacacacacacaaacattcgAGTGTGTAAGCATTCTCGCCGTTCACGTTAACAATGCGCACATTGACGTCAGTGGCTGAATGGAAAATGTGCTCCGCCACTGAACCATGATAAACAATGAGGAAGTGCGAACGAATCAGACATGCAGCTGGAGGCTGCGGCAGTAACACACTCGTAAACACGGCGTCAGGATAATGACAAGAGTCTATATGTACAGCGCGTGTGTCTTACTTTGATCTCGTCCTGAGTCAGTTCATGTGCGTAGAAGTTGAGCCCTTGTTCTCTTAATGGGAACAGCCTGCCACACAACgggacacaaaaaacacacgtTCAAGACAAAATACATGTCTGGATGAGCGAGACACATCTGTTTAAATAatgtgcattattattattgtggagtgtttgtctgctctcaTGTAAGTTGAAAACgttagcatgtccagctaactAGCGTACCACCTACAATAGTAACACAGCTTTACCACAGAGATCAGGAAGCACATCACTAATTAATAACATTTCAGAAGCAGAATGTTTTGCCAGCCTTGCacagattttgttgatttggtcGTTTTTCCTTGATGTCGCAGTTAACCGGTTTCTTGTCTGTTTAAATTGTTCATCGTTGATGTACGACGGGGAGTCCGCTCCACgctgatgctgtgtgtgcatctgacttcctgcctggcttgatctcctctgtgcagcttgacAAGGCTTCCGTCAAAAATAGACCAGGAGCGTATTCTCTGCAGAGCTCGGTGGAGAGGAGCTTCTGGGATGCTTCTGAAACACGCGGCCGCCGCTTTCGGTGGAATCGCAGGCTCTGTCTGGAATGGAAGGATCAGTTCCGACGCAGCCGGAACGCGACACGCAAGGAGGAGATACGG
It contains:
- the ogfrl1 gene encoding opioid growth factor receptor-like protein 1, with translation MGNLLGSWRFREPSTVEECDSTWGSDSESDEPAAEDDSGISDSVSPAESERAAGDASPQLTESPESVPKMKRSFYAARDLYKYRHSYPNYRKSRQPNEYRNLRFYLNKIPLVPDGIYIEEILTKWRGDYDKLEHNHTYIQWLFPLREQGLNFYAHELTQDEIKEFQSTREAKRRFLAAYSLMLDFYGIKLLDKSGNVARASNWQERFQHLNESQHNYLRITRILKSLGELGYEAFKAPLVRLFLEESLCHNTIPNMQHSVLEYYVYTIRLPATRRRLLRYARQHYRPAHAFLWGPPPKRRGGGVGGSVGAGSSGIRAPAPTPERQRRGEESTTPAGSGLIVSSHDAMMCQDLAGGGLKGCAGLGSNMAGLEGALMMAGARGERNEYNEIVPL